GAGGAATACCGCGCCTTCCTTTCCAAATACGGAATCGAATACGACGAACGTTATGTCTGGGACTGATTCTCCCCCCCCCGCGTTGTCGAATCGAATGTCGAGTGTGTCCGTAAAATCCCGGCTCGTGGCAAGTGAGGGTCGCTCGCCCTATACAGGAAAGAGTTTGGCCATCCGCCTTTTCATCCTTCCTACCTTTCGTCGTCTTCGTGGCGCAAATTGCTCCTCCTTTGCGTGGAGTTTTTCCTGGGAGCAAATTGCGCGGCTCGGGCAGGAGCGTCCTTCAAGACTCCTTACGGAAAACTCTTTTCCGGTGGAGTACCGCGCATGAGACGAGGATGAATAACCCGGCCACTAAGGAAGTTATCGTGGAGGGTTCAGGCACCGCGGTGATGGCGAGATAGGCGGCGTTCCCGATATGTTGATGGGTGTAGCTGGTGGGATGGGTGCCGTCCCAAAAGACATATTTGCTCGGGTCGGCGACAATCACGTCCGGGCCGGGATTCATGTAGGTAAAGGATTGTTGGGTGGCATTGGTAAAGCCGAAGGCATTTGGGTCGTTGATCACGGAGTTAAATAATGAAAAGATATCAAAACGGACGAGGGAAATACCCGAAAGGCTTCCTTCCAAAGTGGAGAGTTGCACATCCAGCTTTGTATTAAAATTCGTCGCGAAGGTATTGGCCCAATATTCGTTGGTGGTGCCGACGAAAGTTGGTTTGAATCCGAGGGCAGGCATATTTGGCACGATGAAACTGCGCGCGCCATTATTATAAAGGCTGGTGATGGCAGTGGCGAGGTTACTGGTGGAGGTCGCAGTCTGGGCATCGAGGCTGGACATGGTCCAGGTATTGGTATTATCCGTTACCCAGTTGATCGCGTCATTTCCCCCACTCCATACCGAATATAGGGCGCTGGATGTAGTGGGGAGAAAGGGTTGTGATGAGATCGCGACGTAATTCGACACTTGGAGCTGGAGATTGTGCAGCCCGAAAAATGTAATGGTCCCGCCCGCCGTGGTGGATCCGCCCCAAGCAAAGTTCGCCCCGGTGGTATTGGTCCCGTTATTCGCCCCGAGATCGAT
The window above is part of the Verrucomicrobiota bacterium genome. Proteins encoded here:
- a CDS encoding SGNH/GDSL hydrolase family protein, which produces MKMKFILLMTVLCFGASTDRLCAYSGIIAFGDSLSDRGNMINKVGFNLGPFTGYDFTYYTNQFNAFGTPANGRWSSGPTWIEYLNGNLQASATNAAPIDLGANNGTNTTGANFAWGGSTTAGGTITFFGLHNLQLQVSNYVAISSQPFLPTTSSALYSVWSGGNDAINWVTDNTNTWTMSSLDAQTATSTSNLATAITSLYNNGARSFIVPNMPALGFKPTFVGTTNEYWANTFATNFNTKLDVQLSTLEGSLSGISLVRFDIFSLFNSVINDPNAFGFTNATQQSFTYMNPGPDVIVADPSKYVFWDGTHPTSYTHQHIGNAAYLAITAVPEPSTITSLVAGLFILVSCAVLHRKRVFRKES